The Candidatus Cloacimonas sp. genome contains a region encoding:
- a CDS encoding CoA ester lyase, which translates to MDKILMRSLMFVPGHNEKLLASAAKSQADVLLLDLEDSVQPKYNKALARKTILTWVSEGRFKNYHIFPRINDRESGFLLQDLYSLTIDGIDGFMYPKAKKGEDIYFFDKLLETIEYEKKLPIGTFKIIPLIETSGAVLNAQDICQASSRVIAISFGCEDFVSDLEGLHDKDGQSIYVPRALIALAARANGIIPIDTVHINVHDLEDLEKNLILARNLGFEGMLVLHPKEIELVHKYFSPTEEEYKNAIEMLKLFEESQKEDKGVAIKDGKFIGPPLVIAAKKVIEKWNLINKNNTYF; encoded by the coding sequence ATGGATAAAATTTTAATGCGAAGTTTGATGTTCGTTCCAGGCCATAATGAAAAATTACTTGCTAGTGCTGCAAAATCTCAAGCAGACGTTTTATTATTAGATTTGGAAGATTCTGTTCAACCGAAATATAACAAAGCTTTAGCAAGGAAAACTATTCTAACTTGGGTATCAGAGGGTAGATTTAAAAATTATCATATCTTTCCAAGGATTAACGATAGAGAAAGTGGATTTTTACTTCAAGATTTATATTCATTAACTATAGATGGGATAGATGGTTTTATGTATCCGAAAGCAAAGAAAGGGGAAGATATATATTTTTTTGATAAACTATTAGAAACTATAGAATATGAAAAGAAATTACCTATTGGAACTTTTAAAATTATTCCCTTAATAGAAACATCCGGTGCAGTATTAAATGCCCAAGATATCTGTCAGGCGTCTAGTAGGGTGATTGCAATTTCATTTGGTTGCGAAGATTTTGTAAGTGATTTGGAAGGTCTTCACGATAAGGATGGTCAAAGTATATATGTTCCTCGTGCACTTATAGCTCTTGCCGCAAGAGCGAATGGAATTATACCAATTGATACTGTTCATATAAATGTCCATGACTTAGAAGATTTAGAAAAAAATCTTATTCTTGCAAGGAATTTAGGTTTTGAAGGAATGCTTGTTTTACATCCTAAAGAAATTGAACTTGTACATAAATATTTTTCTCCTACTGAGGAAGAATATAAAAATGCTATAGAAATGCTAAAATTATTTGAAGAATCTCAGAAAGAAGATAAAGGTGTAGCAATTAAGGATGGGAAATTTATAGGTCCACCTCTTGTGATTGCTGCAAAAAAAGTTATAGAAAAATGGAATTTAATAAATAAGAACAACACTTATTTTTAG
- a CDS encoding MaoC family dehydratase: MENFEIGRYLEEFTVGEIIYHSMTKTIFESDNNLFCLLTMNLHPLHTNIVFAQKSQHGKTVVVGTLVFSLVVGFTVPDISGKSIANLEYEKIEHLFPVFINDTIHAQTEILDIRESKSKPDRGIIYVETTAFNQDNIAVLKFRRRVLVPKRRK; this comes from the coding sequence ATGGAAAATTTTGAAATTGGAAGATATTTAGAAGAGTTTACAGTTGGTGAGATTATTTACCATTCAATGACTAAAACGATTTTTGAATCTGACAATAACCTTTTTTGTTTGTTAACGATGAATCTTCATCCTTTACATACTAATATAGTTTTTGCTCAGAAAAGCCAACATGGGAAAACTGTTGTTGTTGGAACACTCGTTTTTAGTCTTGTAGTAGGTTTTACAGTTCCTGATATTAGTGGTAAATCTATAGCAAATTTGGAATATGAAAAAATTGAGCATCTTTTTCCAGTATTTATTAATGATACAATACATGCTCAAACAGAAATTTTAGATATAAGAGAATCAAAATCAAAGCCCGATAGAGGCATTATTTATGTTGAAACTACAGCTTTTAATCAAGATAATATAGCTGTGCTAAAATTTAGAAGAAGGGTGCTAGTACCTAAAAGGAGAAAATAA